From the genome of Malus sylvestris chromosome 6, drMalSylv7.2, whole genome shotgun sequence, one region includes:
- the LOC126626183 gene encoding serine/threonine-protein kinase ATM produces MVTSRDVQEIVSKLSSDKAKTREEGIKFLNTWLEGERSIGFCKYLGKKTAELKPDEIPHSETWPFFTNLLIQCASLEISSSSKRRLPKLICAKSLRIVVQHAEDDKFSGKRLPLLAVVKNLFNHICEVLHNDNVPSFQLEYGIILRHLLTVRDYRFQMKRRTYCSLIQKYMDKIDESLSQYNTKEEVFRCILTLHSLLENPPGDFLPNLREEIVEWFVRIFSHIRDEGKISRKLMDCINTFLLKDGPNLGSESLEIHNAVQQFVFRCWLTTHDRALKDALIFYARLQLNMTRGAADGSFLVHQLLDIVYKELDQSYVSNTNVPRADGAKDDKFGILSSSHCGLVELAAAVLYRACHNMTKAPSTEKRVKREHAAAQLREALMKGKWLWNASFCCLIRKYHTHISKDLFMYWFEGICASFQRILNDANMVHSYDGLLWTLRSLQELSSVLLLPDSKLKKLSSSSPLNEFDCGWQVVWSCLMQGLPLFSNVAAVVDAALVLLGNLISNDLVHKCVVPQEVWDLRLFKQMPSVSVLYFISCYFSRKGTQGDVRDILHLRKNLLRELLGQLQLMESSMLNEHLVVLLPAAVYALCAGCTPFDQWCRGLPLSYSFVDITEAVDKPEDPEHDCLHGLFDCNVEVLASINPGSSVEVLPSQTHPSVWLPRQLRDPLFFEMETFILESLVEKEMGRRPLSDVFFICTLLSNFIYGSILTRQREEASLFLSKLGQYLLEWLDCAVKATQGNHNDILPLACLGSDLVSNGTSSIVASLKSFLYSPIFMRWRDQNHADVDLYGAIMQMMERLLKSLASVYEEYSSSASSHKFDVTQQDFSSDRSKIRIMDMELDVNDDSKDVDVLTIGDKIGGGVSSSIEKWKLGMILLISNFFSVSHVTWDVLYDLLSKETDQMVRENILLFLCQHPYWSSHENLTDMINLMNEMVKMQARLKLDSAMVLSAIRGLLGTLSSLDSIRKDKFVIVSLGQRGYEQSLMHLGDLVNKVAECDLDWFCRAKLIDCICNFILLSPQIGQTLIERLLLMFRDPDYRVRFSLARQIGVLFQTWDGHEELFHDICSNFGVVLVFFSQEKCVAASEVIAAGPQPRPTMETVIITLMHLALHSEKIEFEAVFMICVVSAIDPCQRELVFAVLNNLSSQLHYTNRFKYLEEIIGSILFCWIACGVSLAALVEIRQLFVSDSEPSYFMQYCCHWLLPALLLHGDSSNLSWVAKIAGQPLEVLVKNHFVQIFSVCMGLHCSKKSGWEKGADVLQNSVLRLAQISENERDKLIKKHMASIVSHILSLGSSASNPAVPFFSRNTIASAIQTVVDGFLEKEDYATSICVVDKINIFRPDRVFKFIVELHYKIAAATHHRHACHRLVGVEVLIDILGYRAAVASTSNYLFNLVGQFIGCQALLDQCCRIISALLKTFKSKPSKEIICVLGEQLQFLVSKLVTCCIPSEAKGEESGRSSQVLSLLLQLTVDSDPSLYDYIRELEPFPEIDIFDGIRKFHQELCQAYSSRDHLLKFAERSCYLPPRLLLWSLQALHKKFLLGETFQRKKKAVELVNDTYWHHDHEITNAVWSLVRTCGSDDTNTVGVLLSDFISRVGIGDPHCVVFHLPGNSSNIHVCRPINHDSSIEVKFQMDTGLSEELLVMLLKLLKKYLMDDSVKIVDMTSQALRGILSTQRGQSALLSFDSYERSLIEVHSKGVNIELVEKLLLDLDIKFKAEAIPLENSTVWATQGKTFDTWICPLVFSLIGYCNDVILRLCQDIVLAKAEAAELLLPSLVVNLAGRKDIDVDLFKLISLQVQESIFTDSNKLIKSIQIWLNALNELRLCHVMQKSSSFPSRAEISKSAKPASCSSKSRSTPGKAKDSAPTLSAAAMSTSLWDKVYWLSIDYLVVAKSAVICGSYFTAVMYVEHWCEEHFNSLTLGSPDFSHIEVLPHHIEILVAAVTQINEPDSLYGIIQSHKLSSQIITFEHEGNWSKALEYYDLQVRSAALVPVDFGSRNLSMEETQPTDCLSNPILENAMRQRKPYKGLIRSLQQTGCMHVLDLYCQGLTTRKGQFDHDLEFTELQYEAAWRTANWDFSLLYVGDNSISSRLHIKSDNFNENLHSCLRALKEGDYNEFHGKLRYSKQELVWSVSRASEESTEHIYSAIIKLQILYHLGMAWDLRWTSSDYDEGINFHPKVEEMNSEPVIPTMDQLSWLNMDWSSILERTQLHMNLLEPFIAFRRVLLQILSCRECTVQHLLQSTSTLRKGSRFSQAAAALHEFKLLCVESGEQDSSLYWLGRLEEAKLLRGQGQHEMAISLAKYVSQNFVSNDESSDVHRLVGKWLAETRSSNSRTILEKYLKPAVSLAENQKYTKEMSRGRQSQTHFHLAHYADALFRSYEERLTSNEWQAAMRLRKHKTMELEALIKRLRSSTKGEKSDYSVKIQELQKQLAMDKEEAEKLQEDRDNFLSLALEGYNRCLVVGDKYDVRVVFRLISLWFSLSSRKNVIDSMLAAISEVQSYKFIPLVYQIASRMGSLKDCPGPQNFQFALVSLLKKMAIDHPYHTIFQLLALANGDRIKDKQRSRNSFVVDMDKKLAAENLLQELTSYHGGIINQMKQMVEIYIKLAELETKREDTNRKVMLPRELRNLQPLELVPVVTATFPIDRSCQYHEGSFPYFKGLGDSVVVMNGINAPKVVECLGSDGCRYKQLAKSGNDDLRQDAVMEQFFGLVNTFLQNHRDTWKRRLGVRTYKVVPFTPSAGVLEWVNGTLPLGDYLIGSTRNGGAHGRYGVGDWSFLKCREHMANGKDKRKAFKEVCTKFRPVMHHFFLERFLQPADWFEKRLSYTRSVATSSMVGYIVGLGDRHSMNILIDQTTAEVVHIDLGVAFEQGLMLKTPERVPFRLTRDIIDGMGVTGVEGVFRRCCEETLSVMRTNKEALLTIVEVFIHDPLYKWALSPLKALQRQKETDDDLNLSFEGSQDEYEGNKDAARALMRVKQKLDGYEDGEMRSIHGQVQQLIQDAIDPERLCQLFPGWGAWL; encoded by the exons GCCTAATACAGAAGTACATGGATAAGATAGACGAAAGCTTGAGCCAATATAATACCAAGGAGGAGGTCTTTCGCTGCATTCTTACTCTCCATTCACTTTTGGAGAATCCCCCTGGAGATTTCCTACCAAATCTTAGGGAAGAGATTGTTGAGTGGTTTGTCAGAATTTTTTCTCACATTAG GGATGAAGGAAAGATTTCACGCAAACTTATGGACTGCATTAATACATTTTTGTTGAAAGATGGTCCAAATTTGGGTTCTGAGTCCTTGGAGATCCATAATGCTGTGCAGCAATTTGTGTTCCGGTGTTGGCTGACAACCCATGATCGAGCCCTTAAG GATGCACTTATTTTTTATGCAAGGTTACAGCTGAATATGACTAGAGGTGCTGCTGATGGTAGTTTTTTGGTACATCAACTTCTTGACATAGTTTACAAGGAGCTGGATCAAAGCTACGTATCCAATACTAATGTGCCTAG GGCTGATGGAGCTAAAGATGACAAGTTTGGAATTTTAAGTAGCTCACATTGTGGTTTGGTTGAGCTTGCAGCTGCTGTACTTTATCGG GCTTGTCATAACATGACTAAAGCACCGTCAACTGAAAAGCGGGTCAAGAGAGAGCATGCTGCTGCACAATTGAGAGAGGCTCTCATGAAAGGAAAATGGTTATG gAATGCTTCATTTTGTTGTCTGATTCGTAAGTACCACACGCACATTAGTAAGGATCTTTTCATGTACTGGTTCGAGGGCATATGTGCAAGCTTTCAAAG AATTTTGAATGATGCAAACATGGTACATTCTTATGATGGTCTGCTATGGACACTGAG GAGCTTGCAGGAACTTTCTTCTGTGCTGTTGCTTCCAgattcaaagttgaagaaactCTCAAGCTCGTCTCCCTTGAATGAG TTTGATTGTGGTTGGCAAGTAGTGTGGAGTTGCCTGATGCAGGGGTTGCCATTGTTTAGTAATGTAGCTGCAGTT GTAGATGCTGCCCTGGTGCTCCTTGGAAACTTAATTTCAAAT GATCTTGTGCATAAATGTGTAGTACCTCAGGAGGTTTGGGACCTTAGGTTATTCAAACAAATGCCATCAGT GTCTGTCTTGTACTTTATTTCATGTTACTTCTCGAGGAAAGGTACTCAA GGTGATGTTCGTGACATTTTACATCTGAGAAAAAACCTCCTGAGAGAACTTCTGGGTCAACTTCAGTTGATG GAGTCTTCCATGCTTAATGAGCACTTGGTGGTATTGTTACCTGCAGCTGTTTATGCTCTCTGTGCCGGTTGCACTCCTTTTGATCAATGGTGTAGAGGACTTCCTTTATCTTACTCTTTTGTCGATATTACTGAGGCTGTTGATAAG CCAGAAGATCCTGAGCACGATTGTCTGCATGGGCTGTTTGACTGCAATGTGGAAGTTCTCGCTAGTATCAATCCAGGTTCCAGCGTTGAG GTTCTTCCATCCCAAACCCATCCAAGTGTATGGCTTCCGCGACAATTAAGGGATCCACTGTTTTTTGAGATGGAAACCTTTATTCTTGAATCTCTAGTAGAGAAGGAGATGGGAAGGAGGCCTCTATCTGATGTGTTCTTTATATGTACGCTATTGTCAAACTTCATCTATGGTTCAATATTGACAAG GCAAAGAGAGGAAGCATCATTATTCCTTTCAAAATTGGGCCAATACCTGTTAGAATGGCTGGATTGTGCAGTTAAGGCCACCCAAGGAAACCACAATGATATTCTGCCTCTTGCTTGCTTGGGCTCAGATCTTGTCTCTAATGGAACAAGCTCCATTGTTGCTTCCTTAAAGAGTTTTCTTTACTCCCCTATATTCATGAGGTGGAGAGATCAAAATCATGCGGATGTTGACCTTTATGGTGCTATCATGCAAATGATGGAGAGGCTTTTAAAATCATTGGCTAGTGTGTATGAAGAATACTCTAGCAGTGCAAGTAGTCATAAGTTTGATGTGACTCAGCAAGACTTCTCTTCTGATAGAAGTAAAATTAGGATCATGGACATGGAGTTGGATGTGAATGATGATTCCAAAGATGTGGATGTATTAACTATTGGTGATAAAATTGGTGGTGGTGTATCCTCTTCCATAGAGAAATGGAAGCTGGGCATGATTTTgcttatttcaaattttttctcaGTTTCACACGTTACTTGGGATGTCCTATATGATCTCTTGTCAAAAGAAACTGATCAAATG GTTCGTGAAAATATTCTGCTCTTTCTTTGTCAACATCCATACTGGTCATCTCATGAAAATCTTACAGACATG atcaatttaatgaatgaaatggTTAAGATGCAAGCCAGACTTAAGCTTGATAGTGCTATGGTGTTATCTGCTATCCGTGGTTTGTTGGGCACCTTATCATCCTTGGACTCTATCAGGAAGGATAAATTTGTCATCGTCTCTTTGGGGCAAAGAGGATATGAGCAG AGCTTGATGCATCTTggagatttggtgaacaaagTTGCTGAATGTGATCTTGACTGGTTTTGTCGTGCTAAGCTAATTGATTGCAtatgcaattttattttacttaGTCCTCAAATTGGTCAG ACACTGATTGAAAGGTTGCTGTTGATGTTCCGAGATCCTGATTATCGAGTTCGGTTCTCCCTGGCTAGACAAATTGGTGTTCTTTTCCAAACATGGGATGGACATGAAGAATTATTCCATGATATTTG TTCCAACTTTGGTGTTGTGTTGGTGTTTTTCTCTCAAGAAAAATGTGTTGCTGCAAGTGAGGTCATAGCGGCTGGTCCACAGCCTCGTCCCACAATGGAGACTGTCATTATTACTCTTATGCATCTTGCTCTGCATAGTGAGAAAATAGAGTTCGAG GCTGTATTCATGATATGTGTGGTTTCTGCTATTGATCCTTGTCAGAG GGAATTGGTCTTTGCAGTACTTAATAATCTCTCCAGCCAGCTGCATTATACAAATAGGTTCAAG TACCTGGAGGAGATTATAGGATCAATTCTCTTTTGTTGGATTGCTTGTGGTGTAAGCCTTGCTGCACTTGTGGAG ATTAGGCAATTGTTTGTATCAGATTCGGAACCTAGTTATTTCATGCAGTATTGCTGTCATTGGCTTCTCCCGGCTCTACTTCTGCATGGGGACAGCTCCAATCTCAGCTGGGTTGCCAAG ATTGCTGGTCAGCCTCTGGAAGTTCTGGTGAAAAATCACTTTGTGCAGATTTTTTCAGTTTGTATGGGATTGCATTGTAGTAAGAAATCTGGGTGGGAAAAGGGAGCAGATGTGCTTCAGAATTCAGTTTTGCGTCTTGCTCAGATATCTGAGAATGAGCGGGACAAACTAATTAAGAAACATATG GCATCTATTGTCAGCCACATTCTGTCTCTTGGCTCGTCTGCATCAAACCCTGCAGTTCCATTCTTTTCTAGGAACACGATTGCAAGTGCAATTCAAACAGTTGTTGACGGATTTTTGGAGAA GGAGGATTATGCTACAAGTATCTGTGTTGTTGACAAGATTAACATTTTTCGACCAGATAGGGTTTTCAAG TTTATAGTGGAACTGCACTATAAGATTGCAGCAGCAACTCACCATAGGCATGCATGTCACCGGCTTGTTGGAGTTGAGGTGCTTATAGATATTCTTGGGTATAGAGCTGCTGTTGCTAGCACGTCCAA TTATCTTTTCAATTTGGTTGGGCAATTCATTGGCTGCCAGGCTTTACTAGATCAATGTTGTCGTATCATTTCTGCACTGCTGAAAACTTTTAAAAGTAAACCATCAAAAGAAATTATCTGTGTTCTGGGTGAGCAACTTCAG TTTTTAGTGTCAAAGTTGGTGACATGTTGCATTCCCTCTGAAGCTAAGGGAGAAGAATCTGGCAGATCATCCCAAGTCTTATCTTTGCTCCTCCAGCTTACTGTGGATTCTGATCCATCTCTTTATGATTATATCAGA GaattggaacccttccctgaaaTAGATATCTTTGATGGGATTAGAAAGTTCCATCAGGAATTATGCCAAGCTTACTCTTCAAGAGATCATTTGTTGAAG TTTGCTGAGAGATCTTGTTACCTTCCGCCGAGATTACTTCTGTGGAG TCTCCAAGCACTACACAAGAAGTTTCTTTTGGGTGAGACATttcaaaggaaaaagaaagcagTAGAACTTGTGAACGATACATATTGGCATCATGACCATGAAATTACCAATGCTGTTTGGTCACTTGTCCGCACGTGTGGCTCGGATGATACAAATACCGTTGGAGTTTTGCTCTCTGATTTTATATCTAGG GTTGGAATTGGGGACCCACATTGTGTTGTTTTTCATCTTCCAGGAAACTCTAGTAACATCCATGTCTGCCGACCTATTAATCATGACTCTTCTATAGAAGTCAAATTTCAGATGGATACCGGCTTATCTGAAGAACTTTTGGTTATGCTTTTAAAACTTCTGAAGAAATACTTGATGGATGATTCCGTCAAAATAGTAGATATGACATCTCAAGCTCTTCGG GGAATTCTTTCAACTCAAAGAGGTCAAAGTGCCCTGTTGTCTTTTGATTCTTATGAGAGGTCTCTTATTGAG GTTCACTCTAAGGGTGTCAACATTGAGCTGGTGGAAAAGCTCCTTTTGGATCTGGATATTAAGTTTAAGG cTGAAGCAATTCCATTAGAGAACTCTACTGTATGGGCAACACAGGGTAAaacttttgatacatggatttgtcCACTTGTCTTCTCACTGATTGGTTATTGCAATGACGTAATACTGAG ATTATGTCAGGATATTGTGTTAGCAAAAGCTGAAGCTGCGGAGCTTCTTTTACCAAGCCTTGTTGTCAATCTTGCTGGAAGGAAGGATATAGATGTTGACCTCTTCAAATTAATCTCTTTGCAG GTGCAGGAATCTATATTTACAGACTCTAATAAGTTAATCAAATCAATTCAAATTTGGTTGAATGCTCTTAATGAACTTCGGTTATGTCATGTGATGCAAAAATCTTCATCGTTCCCATCAAGGGCGGAAATATCTAAG AGCGCTAAACCTGCTAGTTGTAGTTCTAAATCCCGTTCCACCCCCGGAAAGGCCAAAGATTCAGCTCCTACATTAAGTGCAGCGGCAATGTCGACGTCTTTATGGGACAAG GTTTATTGGCTTTCTATTGATTATCTTGTCGTTGCCAAGTCAGCAGTC ATTTGTGGCTCATACTTTACTGCTGTGATGTACGTGGAGCATTGGTGTGAAGAGCATTTCAACAGCCTCACACTGGGGAGCCCTGATTTCTCTCACATTGAAGTG TTGCCACATCATATCGAAATACTTGTCGCTGCGGTCACTCAGATCAATGAACCTGACAGCTTATATGGGATCATCCAGTCACACAAG TTGAGCTCTCAAATCATTACCTTCGAGCATGAGGGAAACTGGAGCAAGGCCCTTGAGTACTATGACTTGCAAGTACGTTCGGCTGCCTTGGTACCGGTGGATTTTGGTTCCAGAAATTTGTCAATGGAAGAGACTCAACCAACAGATTGTTTATCCAATCCCATATTGGAAAATGCGATGAGGCAGAGGAAACCATATAAAGGTTTGATTAGGTCATTGCAGCAAACTGGTTGTATGCATGTTCTGGATTTGTATTGCCAAGGATTGACAACTCGGAAGGGACAGTTTGATCATGATCTGGAGTTTACTGAATTGCAG TATGAGGCTGCTTGGCGTACTGCAAACTGGGATTTCTCCTTACTTTATGTTGGTGACAATTCTATTTCATCACGTTTGCACATCAAAAGTGATAATTTCAATGAAAATTTGCATAG TTGTTTGAGGGCACTGAAAGAGGGAGATTACAATGAATTCCATGGAAAGCTGAGATATTCAAAGCAG GAGCTTGTGTGGTCTGTTTCTCGTGCAAGTGAAGAAAGTACTGAGCACATATATTCAGCAATAATTAAACTTCAG ATCCTTTATCATCTTGGCATGGCTTGGGATTTACGTTGGACATCATCTGATTATGATGAGGGTATAAATTTTCATCCAAAGGTGGAAGAAATGAATTCTGAACCTGTAATCCCTACCATGGATCAG TTGTCTTGGCTGAACATGGATTGGAGTTCCATTTTGGAACGGACACAGTTACACATGAATTTACTGGAGCCTTTTATAGCGTTCAGGCGAGTGCTACTTCAAATCTTAAGCTGTAGGGAGTGTACGGTGCAACATCTTCTGCAGTCCACTTCTACCCTCCGTAAG GGTTCTAGATTTTCTCAAGCGGCTGCAGCCTTGCATGAGTTTAAGTTGCTGTGTGTCGAATCAGGAGAGCAAGATTCATCTCTATACTGGCTTGGAAGG CTTGAAGAAGCAAAGCTTCTGCGTGGCCAAGGTCAGCATGAGATGGCAATCAGCCTTGCAAAATATGTCTCGCAAAATTTCGTGTCCAATGACGAGTCTTCAGATGTTCATCGCTTGGTTGGGAAGTGGCTGGCAGAGACTAGATCTAGCAA CTCAAGAACTATTTTAGAGAAGTATTTGAAGCCTGCTGTTTCGCTTGCTGAGAATCAGAAGTATACAAAAGAGATGTCCAGAGGTAGACAAAGCCAAACACATTTTCATCTTGCACATTATGCAGATGCTCTTTTCAGGAGTTATGAAGAAAGACTTACCTCTAATGAATGGCAAGCAGCAATGCGTTTAAGGAAACACAAG ACAATGGAACTGGAAGCACTTATTAAACGGCTAAGATCTTCTACAAAG GGAGAGAAGAGTGACTATTCGGTCAAAATTCAAGAGTTGCAAAAGCAACTTGCAATGGACAAGGAGGAGGCTGAAAAACTCCAG GAAGACAGGGACAATTTCCTCAGCCTAGCATTGGAGGGATATAACCGTTGTTTGGTTGTTGGTGACAAATATGATGTGCGAGTG GTTTTTCGGTTAATTTCCCTgtggttctctctctcttcaaggAAAAATGTCATAGATAGCATGCTTGCTGCAATCAGTGAG GTTCAGTCTTACAAATTCATCCCTTTAGTGTACCAAATTGCTTCAAGAATGGGTAGCTTAAAGGATTGTCCAGGACCTCAAAATTTTCAG TTTGCCTTGGTTTCTCTTCTGAAGAAAATGGCCATTGACCATCCATACCATACTATCTTTCAG CTTCTAGCATTGGCAAATGGTGACCGTATCAAGGACAAGCAGCGCAGTAGGAACTCATTTGTGGTAGATATGGATAAAAAGCTTGCAGCAGAGAATCTCTTACAAGAGTTAACATCGTATCATGGAGGCATTATAAATCAA ATGAAGCAAATGGTGGAGATCTATATCAAACTTGCCGAACTAGAAACGAAGAGAGAG GATACCAATAGAAAGGTAATGCTACCGAGAGAATTGCGTAATCTTCAACCGCTGGAACTT GTGCCTGTTGTGACGGCTACCTTTCCCATTGACCGTAGTTGTCAATATCATGAAGGCTCTTTCCCATATTTCAAAGGATTAGGAGATTCAGTTGT AGTAATGAACGGTATAAATGCTCCAAAGGTGGTTGAATGCCTGGGTTCTGATGGTTGCCGATACAAACAGCTGGCAAAATCTGGAAATGATGATCTAAGACAAGATGCT GTAATGGAACAATTTTTTGGTTTAGTCAACACCTTTTTACAGAACCACCGGGATACCTGGAAAAGAAGATTAGGAGTGCGTACATACAAG GTAGTTCCATTCACTCCAAGTGCTGGTGTTCTTGAATGGGTTAATGGCACTCTTCCTCTTGGTGACTATCTTATAGGAAG caCGAGAAATGGAGGGGCCCATGGTCGATATGGAGTGGGGGACTGGTCATTTCTCAAATGCCGAGAACACATGGCAAAT GGAAAGGACAAGCGCAAGGCATTCAAGGAAGTTTGTACGAAGTTCAG GCCTGTCATGCATCATTTTTTCTTGGAGAGGTTCTTGCAACCAGCTGACTGGTTTGAGAAGAGACTTTCGTACACGCGAAGTGTTGCCACTAGTTCAATG GTTGGTTATATCGTTGGCCTTGGAGATCGACATTCTATGAATATCTTAATTGATCAAACCACTGCAGAAGTTGTTCATATAGATCTTGGCGTTGCCTTTGAACAAGGCTTGATGCTCAAAACACCAGAACGG GTTCCATTCCGACTTACAAGGGACATCATCGATGGCATGGGTGTGACTGGAGTGGAAGGGGTTTTCAGAAGATGCTGTGAAGAAACTCTTTCTGTTATGAGGACAAATAAAGAAGCACTACTGACCATCGTTGAA GTTTTTATCCATGATCCACTTTATAAGTGGGCTTTATCACCTTTGAAAGCTTTGCAGCGTCAGAAG GAAACGGATGACGACTTGAACTTAAGCTTTGAAGGCTCGCAAGATGAATATGAAGGTAACAAGGATGCTGCACGTGCACTGATGCGCGTAAAACAAAAACTCGATGGATATGAAGACGGGGAAATGCGAAGCATACATGGACAG GTTCAACAACTTATACAAGATGCGATCGATCCCGAGCGTCTATGTCAACTGTTTCCTGGATGGGGAGCATGGTTATGA
- the LOC126626188 gene encoding probable inactive poly [ADP-ribose] polymerase SRO5 → MEYRNDYPNLSSGNSSEDERSDQFSDSGNSSEDDSASETVQSSISDSESVADSGSSRSGNQSRPFGDGLVPLFDGDRVHDLIKQRFLSSLGLLGAQASVVAVHRNSYSSLVGQARLRSFQIYLKAVEEKCGGNPNVKYAWFAPSSKDEISKIICHGFGNFEQPQTNGAFGNGVYLAPDDSPLQLVESLNVDEDGLRHLLLCRVILGRPEVVCPGSKQHHPSSEQFDSGIDSIFAPKKYIVWSTHMNTHILPEYVISFRAPNCLKELLKVQEPVKKPTSPWMPFPALIGVLSKFLPPPSIALISKHYKDHRENVITRQQLIQKVRQIAGDKLLASIIKSFRAKQIKTMQTKGMPPVEAGVRWTV, encoded by the exons ATGGAGTACAGAAATGATTATCCAAATCTTTCCTCCGGAAATTCATCGGAAGACGAACGTAGCGACCAGTTCTCCGATTCGGGAAATTCATCGGAAGACGACTCTGCCTCAGAGACCGTCCAGTCGTCGATCTCCGACTCCGAAAGCGTCGCCGATTCGGGTTCTTCGAGGTCCGGTAATCAATCCCGGCCGTTCGGTGATGGGTTGGTCCCGCTTTTCGACGGGGACAGAGTTCACGACCTCATCAAGCAGCGGTTCCTTTCGAGTTTGGGATTGCTTGGGGCGCAAGCAAGTGTGGTGGCGGTTCACAGGAACTCCTACTCGAGCCTTGTTGGCCAAGCAAGGCTGCGTTCCTTTCAAATTTACTTGAAAGCCGTGGAGGAGAAGTGCGGGGGAAATCCCAACGTGAAGTACGCTTGGTTCGCGCCTTCTTCGAAAGACGAGATTTCGAAGATCATCTGCCATGGTTTCGGCAACTTTGAGCAGCCTCAGACAAATGGGGCGTTCGGAAACGGTGTTTATCTTGCTCCTGATGATTCTCCTCTGCAACT CGTGGAAAGCTTGAACGTTGACGAAGACGGTCTACGACATCTCCTGCTCTGCCGTGTGATACTGGGGAGGCCGGAGGTTGTGTGTCCCGGTTCTAAACAGCATCATCCGAGCTCCGAACAGTTCGATTCCGGCATCGACAGCATCTTTGCTCCCAAGAAGTACATAGTTTGGAGTACGCACATGAACACTCACATCCTGCCGGAGTATGTCATCAGCTTCAGAGCTCCTAATTGCTTGAAAG AACTTTTGAAGGTTCAAGAACCAGTTAAGAAACCGACTTCGCCGTGGATGCCGTTTCCGGCGCTAATCGGCGTGCTTTCGAAGTTCCTGCCTCCACCTTCCATTGCCTTGATCAGCAAGCATTACAAAGATCACAGA gaGAATGTGATTACAAGGCAGCAACTAATACAAAAAGTGAGACAAATTGCAGGGGACAAGTTACTGGCTTCAATTATCAAATCTTTCAGAGCCaag CAAATCAAAACAATGCAAACTAAAGGGATGCCCCCAGTGGAGGCAGGAGTAAGATGGACGGTGTAG
- the LOC126626190 gene encoding uncharacterized protein LOC126626190: protein MQAAATGPLVSLSPSFSAYSSSDRLAQIAARVVGEFSHQDRQLTQEPDWESIYDHQEEEKLHHRRQPKNDDVQKEEEEEEFEFAFISSGGESHTSPISADEIFSNGQIKPTVYPLFNQDLLLAHNDVVSSINANVDADDAVKKPKPRRLPLRMLMLEEERETESCSSSEADDLENLPPGTYCVWAPPKSSPGQRRCNKSSSAGSSSKRWKFWNLLHRSSSDGIVFLAPSSTKRANNNKGDDVTRKRVDNGGVGGVSENGERYVVRSKAEEAGDKRRSFLPYRQDFVGFFSNVNGISRNLHPF, encoded by the coding sequence ATGCAGGCTGCTGCCACAGGTCCGTTAGTCTCGCTCTCTCCCAGCTTCAGCGCCTACTCTTcctccgacagactcgcccagATCGCCGCCCGAGTCGTCGGCGAGTTCTCCCACCAAGATCGCCAACTCACCCAGGAGCCCGACTGGGAAAGTATATACGATCACCAGGAAGAAGAAAAACTCCACCACCGCCGACAGCCCAAAAACGACGACGTAcagaaggaagaggaggaggaggagtttGAGTTTGCTTTTATCAGCAGCGGAGGAGAGTCGCACACGTCGCCCATCTCCGCCGACGAGATTTTCTCCAACGGTCAAATCAAACCCACCGTCTACCCTCTCTTCAACCAAGACTTATTATTAGCTCACAACGACGTCGTATCGTCTATAAATGCTAACGTCGATGCGGATGACGCCGTTAAGAAGCCGAAACCGCGCCGTTTGCCGCTCAGAATGCTCATGCTCGAAGAAGAGCGCGAAACAGAGTCGTGCTCGTCCTCCGAGGCCGACGACCTCGAGAACCTGCCACCTGGCACGTACTGCGTGTGGGCCCCTCCGAAATCGTCGCCTGGACAGCGCCGCTGCAATAAGAGCAGCTCCGCGGGCTCGTCGTCGAAGCGGTGGAAATTTTGGAACCTTCTTCACCGGAGCAGCAGCGACGGCATCGTCTTTTTAGCTCCCTCGTCGACCAAGAGAGCTAACAACAACAAGGGAGATGACGTCACGCGGAAAAGAGTCGACAACGGCGGCGTCGGCGGCGTGTCGGAGAATGGAGAGCGTTATGTCGTGAGGAGCAAGGCCGAGGAGGCAGGGGATAAACGACGGTCGTTCCTGCCGTACAGGCAGGACTTTGTGGGGTTTTTCTCTAATGTGAATGGGATTAGCAGGAATTTGCATCCATTTTGA